A genome region from Musa acuminata AAA Group cultivar baxijiao chromosome BXJ3-5, Cavendish_Baxijiao_AAA, whole genome shotgun sequence includes the following:
- the LOC135581062 gene encoding thylakoid lumenal 15 kDa protein 1, chloroplastic-like, whose protein sequence is MAALIGSLNLVPPPSLSPLPSLVPHNSSKWRRFLSASAPRTSLSPPQCSSVAELGEGLGRVSAVALLAASLFFADPALAFKGGGPYGAEVTRGQDLTGKDFSGKTLIKQDFKTSILRQANFKGAKLLGASFFDADLTGADLSDADLRGADFSLANVTKANLSNANLEGALATGNTSFRGSNINGADFTDVPLREDQREYLCKVADGVNPVTGNSTRDTLLCN, encoded by the exons ATGGCCGCTCTCATCGGTAGTCTAAATCTCGTTCCTCCTCCTTCGCTTTCTCCCTTGCCCTCTCTCGTCCCTCACAACTCTTCCAAATGGCGGCGATTCCTCTCGGCCTCGGCTCCTCGCACTAGCCTCTCGCCACCGCAATGCTCGTCC GTTGCCGAGCTGGGAGAAGGCTTAGGTCGGGTGAGCGCCGTTGCCCTCCTCGCCGCCTCCCTCTTCTTCGCCGACCCTGCTCTCGCTTTTAAG GGTGGAGGGCCGTACGGGGCGGAAGTAACGAGAGGGCAAGACCTCACCGGCAAAGACTTCAGTGGCAAGACCCTCATCAAACAAGACTTCAAGACG TCGATCCTGAGGCAGGCCAATTTCAAGGGCGCAAAGTTACTCGGTGCGAGCTTTTTTGATGCAGATCTGACAG GAGCTGATCTCTCTGATGCTGATCTCAGGGGTGCAGACTTTTCCTTGGCCAATGTGACTAAG GCAAATCTAAGTAATGCAAATCTTGAAGGTGCTCTTGCTACTGGCAACACATCTTTCAGAGGATCAAATATCAATGGAGCAG acTTCACGGATGTTCCCCTGCGAGAAGACCAACGGGAGTACCTTTGCAAAGTTGCCGATGG GGTGAACCCTGTAACTGGAAACTCCACTAGAGATACACTGCTCTGCAACTGA